In the Cylindrospermopsis raciborskii Cr2010 genome, CAAGCTAGGGGTGATGTTTTGGGGGTGATCCTCAGTGCGGTTTTAATCCTCACTGGACTAATTTGGCAACAAGTACAACCCAAATCCCCTGATACTGTGGAACTGATTGGGAAAGAAGGATTTATTCTAGCATCAGATTTACCAGAAACAATCAAGACCGAATTGGCTTGGGCATCCCGTTTATTATTAACTAATACAGTTACGCGATCGCTCGTTGTTTATTATAAAGGTGAGGTTCTGTTAAGACGTGGAATTTTAGGTTCTAAAGCAGAGGTAATACCTGGACCCATACTAGAAAGAGTTCTGGGGACTCAAAAACCAATTTATTTAGTTGCGCTCAGGGTTTACCCTGGCAAAATTGAATTTGATTATTTACCGGAAAACACACAAGGGGTAATTTGTCAACCTATTGGTAAAGAGGGGGTACTAATCCTAGGAGCAAATGCTCCCCGTAGTTATACGAAACAGGATGAAAATTGGATTGAGGGTATTGCGGACAAATTAGCAGTTACCCTGGAAAACCGAATGGAGCAGCAGTCAAGCTAATATGGTTGAAGGTTTAGTTTGAGGTGATAAGCGTTTAACACCCTGCTTGACAAATATTTCCCATAATGCCAAAGTCTGATTTTCTTGAAATACCCTTTGTAGCACTCGACCTAGTGTTTCCATATTTAACTGGTAGTCAGTTGTTAAAGCTATGTCTTGCTGTTCAAAGTACTCAATTAAACTTAAACCAGCTATTTTAGTTAAATAGGCCGCGCTGACACCTTCTACCATCCCCCCAGCGAAAAAGGTAACAGCATTGGTTTTTAAAATACCCGTTACTGCTTTGGTAGATAATTCCACCAGTCCCAACTTGAACATTAGGGTTGCAAGGGTTCTAGCTACTGTTTGGGCCTGATCGAGGGAGATTTTTTGTTGATAGATATTACCTAAATCCATAACCATTTGACCGGTAATGGCCACAGTTGCTAATATATCCAGAGCGGGTAGGGGATTAGCAAATGCAGCAGCACCAGCGATCCACTGATTTTGTTCTACAATAGGTAAAGAGCGATCGCGTCTAATAGAATTCAAGCAATTTCTAGCTTGGGTTTTTAAAAATAGGGACTTACGCCATGTGGTTGCACAAACCAACTGTGGTGCTTGTTGTGCCAAAATCACCTTGAGCT is a window encoding:
- a CDS encoding cofactor assembly of complex C subunit B, which gives rise to MTTKSDPNRILRLLPLVVGSLGAVLLLVNRVLTPQLTESQARGDVLGVILSAVLILTGLIWQQVQPKSPDTVELIGKEGFILASDLPETIKTELAWASRLLLTNTVTRSLVVYYKGEVLLRRGILGSKAEVIPGPILERVLGTQKPIYLVALRVYPGKIEFDYLPENTQGVICQPIGKEGVLILGANAPRSYTKQDENWIEGIADKLAVTLENRMEQQSS